The following proteins are co-located in the Sporolactobacillus pectinivorans genome:
- a CDS encoding M24 family metallopeptidase, translated as MADKITKIEMWLQNHEGRFAYIADPTNVFYLTQFKCDPHERFLGLFVFPDAEPLMICPELEVGQARASAFGHEVIGYRDDQDPWTFVRKALEDRKLSSGKIFIEPSTLPFRKAMAVKELYPDASFSSIESFLASMRKIKDSAELAAMKKAGEIADNAVKLGVEAIKKGRTEQVIIAEIEHELAKHGYSEMAFDTMVLTGENSAAPHGHPGSRQIKEGDFVLFDLGVVIDGYCSDITRTVCYKYISDEQKKIYDATLRANMEAIKAVHEGLRIGDLDGVARKVITDAGYGDYFTHRVGHGLGLGEHEEPSMSADNDQTLQNGMVFTIEPGIYLPGVGGVRIEDDVYLSEKGPITLTHYPKELQIIS; from the coding sequence CCAACGTTTTCTACCTGACACAGTTTAAATGCGACCCTCATGAACGGTTTCTGGGACTTTTTGTGTTCCCGGACGCGGAACCCTTAATGATCTGTCCCGAACTGGAAGTAGGGCAGGCCCGTGCATCTGCATTTGGACATGAGGTGATTGGCTACCGTGACGATCAGGATCCGTGGACTTTTGTGCGGAAAGCCCTTGAAGATCGAAAACTTTCATCCGGAAAGATATTTATCGAACCGAGTACACTGCCTTTCAGAAAAGCCATGGCAGTGAAAGAACTTTACCCGGATGCCTCTTTTTCTTCAATTGAGTCTTTTCTTGCCTCGATGCGGAAAATAAAAGATAGCGCTGAGTTAGCAGCCATGAAAAAAGCCGGGGAGATTGCCGACAACGCGGTCAAACTTGGCGTTGAAGCAATTAAAAAAGGCCGGACCGAACAGGTTATTATTGCCGAGATCGAACATGAGCTGGCAAAACACGGTTACTCGGAAATGGCGTTTGACACCATGGTTCTGACTGGTGAGAACAGCGCGGCACCGCACGGCCATCCGGGCAGCCGCCAGATCAAGGAAGGCGACTTTGTCCTGTTTGACTTGGGTGTCGTCATTGACGGTTATTGTTCGGATATTACCCGAACCGTTTGCTATAAATATATTTCTGATGAGCAGAAAAAAATATACGATGCGACACTTCGGGCGAATATGGAAGCAATCAAAGCCGTACATGAAGGACTTCGCATTGGGGACCTCGACGGCGTAGCAAGGAAAGTGATTACCGACGCAGGTTACGGTGACTATTTTACACATCGGGTCGGTCACGGTCTCGGCTTGGGTGAACATGAAGAACCTTCCATGAGCGCGGATAATGACCAGACGCTTCAGAACGGAATGGTATTCACCATTGAACCCGGAATCTATCTTCCCGGTGTTGGCGGTGTCCGGATTGAAGACGATGTCTATCTGAGTGAGAAAGGACCGATAACTCTGACTCACTATCCGAAAGAATTGCAGATTATTTCCTGA